In the Staphylococcus condimenti genome, one interval contains:
- a CDS encoding beta-class phenol-soluble modulin: MLTKLAQAIVDTVNAAQAQDPAKLGTSIVDIVQNGVGIVGKLFGF; encoded by the coding sequence ATGCTTACAAAATTAGCTCAAGCAATCGTAGACACAGTAAATGCTGCTCAAGCACAAGATCCTGCAAAATTAGGTACTAGCATCGTAGACATCGTACAAAACGGTGTTGGCATTGTAGGTAAATTATTCGGTTTCTAA